The following are encoded in a window of Methanobrevibacter ruminantium M1 genomic DNA:
- the cobS gene encoding adenosylcobinamide-GDP ribazoletransferase, producing the protein MKEKNNDDYFEKQNPSILRSIGGLFTFSTILPLNIYTTIDEMAKMTWFWPVLNGIVGLIAAIIAFILCRFAHLDGLVIGAIIYGFLLIINGYNHFDGLMDFGDGVMVHGDPEKKLRIMKDPMTGVGGIATGFIVGTITIALYSSLIDYSYMISPDFILLIIVAEIAAKIGLTTCCITSKAGKEGIGKYFIKYMNIKNYIVGLIICLIIASLLSMRIGSQIGILGIIGGAFGGALTALIAKRHLKIANGDVLGTSNELGRLFSLLAMLIAISMHFSVLI; encoded by the coding sequence ATGAAAGAAAAAAACAATGATGACTATTTTGAAAAGCAAAACCCTTCCATTTTACGCTCAATTGGAGGATTATTCACATTTTCAACCATCCTGCCATTAAATATCTACACAACAATTGATGAAATGGCAAAAATGACATGGTTCTGGCCAGTATTAAATGGAATTGTTGGTTTGATAGCTGCAATCATCGCATTTATCCTATGCAGATTTGCACATTTGGACGGATTGGTCATTGGAGCAATAATTTATGGATTCCTATTAATAATCAACGGATATAATCACTTTGACGGATTGATGGACTTTGGAGATGGAGTAATGGTTCATGGAGATCCTGAAAAGAAATTAAGGATTATGAAGGACCCGATGACTGGAGTTGGCGGAATAGCCACAGGATTTATCGTCGGAACTATAACAATTGCATTATATTCATCATTGATTGATTATTCCTATATGATAAGCCCAGATTTCATTTTGCTAATCATAGTTGCTGAAATTGCAGCAAAGATAGGATTAACAACCTGTTGCATCACTTCAAAAGCAGGAAAAGAAGGAATAGGCAAATACTTTATAAAATATATGAATATTAAGAACTATATTGTTGGACTTATAATTTGCTTAATCATTGCATCCTTACTTAGCATGAGGATAGGATCCCAGATAGGAATTTTAGGAATAATCGGAGGAGCATTTGGAGGTGCTTTAACTGCACTAATTGCAAAAAGACATCTTAAGATTGCAAATGGAGATGTTCTTGGAACTTCTAATGAACTAGGAAGGTTATTTTCATTGCTTGCGATGCTAATTGCAATTTCAATGCATTTTAGTGTATTAATATAA
- a CDS encoding fumarate hydratase C-terminal domain-containing protein: MKRITTPISDDDINDLKIGDKISLSGKMYCGRDAVLPKLSKSIENGQEDKYPFDFKGMAIMHTAFSVAGIAPTTSNKAEIESSMEALSSAGVKFHIGKGSLSDETKKTLDKYNSIFIVTPPVAALLTNNVISKKCVAYEEEGMEAFFELEVKDIPGIVAIAHGKSL; this comes from the coding sequence ATGAAAAGAATAACTACTCCAATTAGTGATGATGATATTAATGATTTAAAAATAGGGGATAAGATTTCTCTTTCAGGAAAAATGTATTGTGGAAGAGATGCAGTTTTGCCTAAATTATCCAAATCTATTGAAAATGGCCAAGAGGATAAGTATCCATTTGATTTTAAAGGCATGGCAATTATGCATACTGCATTTAGTGTAGCAGGTATAGCTCCAACTACAAGCAATAAGGCAGAAATTGAATCTTCTATGGAAGCATTATCATCTGCTGGAGTTAAATTTCATATAGGTAAAGGTTCCTTATCTGATGAGACTAAAAAAACTTTGGATAAATATAATTCTATTTTTATTGTAACTCCTCCTGTTGCTGCACTTTTAACAAATAATGTAATTTCTAAAAAGTGCGTCGCATATGAAGAAGAAGGTATGGAGGCCTTCTTTGAGCTGGAAGTTAAGGATATTCCAGGTATTGTAGCAATTGCTCATGGAAAGTCTTTATAA
- a CDS encoding tRNA methyltransferase produces MTINVLRLDHRIGRDTRITTHVCLTARAFGASKVWLAGEEDHSMMRSVRDIADRWGGDFEIEYNNSYMEVIMNWREKGGKIVHLTMYGAQAHEVVDEVRESSDDILIIVGGAKVPTKVYKNADWNVSVTTQPHSEVAALAIFQHLLMEGKEFDLEFKDPVFEVIPTAHGKTVNVHNENRKLNKKE; encoded by the coding sequence ATGACAATAAACGTTTTAAGATTAGATCACAGAATTGGAAGAGACACACGTATTACAACCCATGTATGCCTAACTGCAAGAGCTTTCGGAGCAAGCAAAGTATGGTTAGCAGGTGAAGAGGACCACAGCATGATGAGAAGCGTTAGAGACATTGCAGACAGATGGGGAGGAGACTTTGAAATCGAATATAACAATTCATATATGGAAGTCATAATGAACTGGAGAGAAAAAGGTGGAAAGATAGTTCATTTGACCATGTATGGTGCACAGGCCCATGAGGTTGTAGATGAAGTGCGTGAAAGCTCTGATGACATTTTAATTATAGTGGGCGGAGCGAAAGTGCCTACAAAAGTATATAAAAACGCAGACTGGAATGTTTCTGTAACCACACAGCCTCACTCTGAAGTTGCAGCACTTGCAATTTTCCAACATTTATTGATGGAAGGAAAAGAGTTTGACTTGGAATTTAAAGACCCTGTATTTGAGGTTATTCCAACAGCCCATGGAAAAACAGTAAATGTTCATAATGAAAATAGAAAATTAAATAAAAAAGAATAA
- the mfnA gene encoding tyrosine decarboxylase MfnA, translated as MNKEPISEEEIFKELDFYQSQDCKYSDGRILGSMCTQAHPIAQKAFIQFLESNLGDPGLFKGTKAIEDKVLKMIGSFLSIENPVGHIVTGGTEANIMAIRAARNIARDEKGISQGEIIVPQSAHFSFKKASDILNLKLREIVLDDSYQLDASFVEDEINENTVAIVGVAGTTELGMIDPIEELSNIALENNIHLHVDAAFGGFSIPFLKEIGYGLPEFDFSLKGVKSITVDPHKMGLAPIPAGGILFRNEEYLDSISVNSPYLTIKHQSTIVGTRMGATSAATFAVMKYLGKDGYARLAKESLDNAIFLAESVKQLGYELVVEPKLNIVAFNHPKLETDDLAQLIEKRDWKVSCSSCPKAIRVILMNHIKREHIVELISDLKDISESI; from the coding sequence ATGAATAAGGAACCTATTAGCGAAGAAGAAATTTTTAAGGAATTGGATTTTTACCAATCTCAAGATTGCAAATATTCAGATGGTAGAATTCTTGGATCTATGTGTACTCAAGCACATCCTATTGCTCAAAAAGCTTTTATTCAATTTTTAGAATCTAATCTTGGAGACCCTGGTCTTTTTAAAGGAACAAAAGCCATTGAAGATAAGGTTTTAAAAATGATTGGTTCTTTCTTATCCATTGAGAATCCTGTTGGCCACATTGTAACTGGAGGAACTGAAGCCAATATTATGGCCATTAGGGCTGCACGTAATATTGCCCGTGATGAAAAAGGAATAAGTCAAGGAGAAATCATCGTTCCTCAATCTGCTCATTTCTCATTTAAAAAGGCCTCAGACATTTTAAATCTTAAGCTTAGGGAAATCGTTTTAGATGATTCCTATCAGTTGGACGCTAGTTTTGTAGAGGATGAAATCAATGAAAACACTGTAGCTATTGTAGGAGTTGCAGGAACTACAGAACTTGGAATGATTGACCCTATTGAAGAATTGTCTAATATTGCTTTGGAAAATAACATTCACTTGCATGTTGATGCAGCCTTTGGAGGATTTTCCATACCTTTCCTTAAAGAGATAGGATATGGCCTTCCAGAATTTGACTTTTCATTGAAGGGAGTCAAGTCCATAACAGTGGATCCTCATAAGATGGGGCTTGCCCCTATTCCAGCTGGGGGAATCCTATTTAGAAATGAAGAGTATTTAGACTCCATTAGTGTAAATTCTCCTTATCTAACCATAAAACATCAATCCACAATTGTAGGAACAAGGATGGGAGCAACATCTGCTGCCACTTTTGCTGTTATGAAGTATTTAGGAAAGGATGGCTATGCAAGATTAGCTAAGGAATCTTTAGATAATGCAATATTTTTAGCAGAGTCAGTTAAGCAGTTAGGTTATGAGTTGGTAGTAGAGCCTAAATTGAATATTGTGGCATTCAATCATCCTAAACTTGAAACAGATGACTTGGCCCAATTGATTGAGAAGAGAGATTGGAAAGTCTCTTGCTCATCTTGTCCTAAGGCGATAAGAGTAATTTTAATGAATCATATTAAAAGAGAGCATATCGTTGAACTTATATCAGACTTAAAAGACATTTCTGAATCTATTTAG
- a CDS encoding inositol-3-phosphate synthase: MSKIKIAIVGIGNCASSLIQGIYYYKDKNPEDAIGLMHWKIGEWDPTDIEVVAAFDIDKRKVGKTIDEAIFAKPNCTTVFQEEIPKSDVKVCMGPVLDGVSEHMADFEEDYTFVVADEEPVDVVEVLKESGAEILLSYLPVGSEEAARFYAQCALDANIAYINCMPVFIVSDPEWDAKFREKGIPIVGDDIKAQIGATITHRTLSNLFKERGVKLDHTYQINTGGNTDFMNMLNRKRLDSKKESKTEAVQAVLAERMDPHDIHIGPSDYVPWQKDNKVCFLRMEGRTFGDVPMEIELRLSVEDSPNSAGCVIDAIRCCKLGLERGIGGQLTSISSYVMKHPPEQFTDDEAAAKVEAFIKGEIER, translated from the coding sequence ATGAGTAAAATTAAAATTGCGATTGTAGGAATCGGAAACTGTGCAAGCTCTCTTATACAAGGGATTTACTATTATAAAGATAAAAACCCTGAAGATGCAATTGGACTTATGCATTGGAAAATAGGAGAATGGGACCCAACAGACATTGAAGTGGTAGCTGCTTTTGACATTGACAAACGAAAAGTGGGAAAAACCATTGATGAAGCCATCTTTGCAAAGCCAAACTGCACCACTGTATTCCAAGAGGAAATTCCTAAAAGTGATGTTAAAGTTTGCATGGGACCTGTCCTTGATGGTGTAAGCGAACATATGGCTGACTTTGAAGAGGATTATACCTTTGTAGTGGCAGATGAAGAACCAGTTGACGTTGTTGAAGTCTTAAAGGAAAGCGGTGCAGAAATCTTGCTCAGTTACCTGCCAGTAGGTTCAGAGGAAGCTGCCAGATTCTATGCTCAATGTGCATTGGATGCAAATATTGCTTATATCAATTGTATGCCAGTATTTATTGTAAGTGACCCAGAATGGGATGCTAAATTTAGAGAAAAAGGAATTCCTATTGTAGGTGATGATATTAAAGCACAAATCGGTGCAACCATTACTCATAGAACATTAAGCAATCTCTTTAAAGAAAGAGGAGTTAAATTAGATCATACTTATCAGATAAACACCGGAGGAAATACCGATTTCATGAACATGCTTAACCGTAAACGTTTAGACTCTAAAAAGGAATCTAAAACTGAAGCTGTTCAAGCGGTCCTTGCTGAAAGAATGGACCCTCATGACATCCATATCGGCCCAAGCGATTATGTGCCATGGCAAAAGGACAATAAGGTATGTTTCTTAAGAATGGAAGGCAGAACCTTTGGTGACGTTCCTATGGAAATTGAGTTAAGATTAAGTGTGGAAGACTCACCAAACTCTGCAGGATGTGTTATTGATGCTATTCGCTGCTGTAAATTAGGTTTGGAAAGAGGAATTGGTGGACAGCTAACTTCTATCTCTTCCTATGTTATGAAACATCCACCTGAACAATTTACAGATGATGAAGCTGCTGCAAAAGTAGAGGCATTTATCAAAGGCGAAATTGAACGTTAA
- the oadA gene encoding sodium-extruding oxaloacetate decarboxylase subunit alpha → MKVKITETAFRDAHQSLLATRMRTRDMVPIAEEMDKVGYHAIEAWGGATFDTCIRFLNEDPWERLRILKENFTNTPLQMLLRGQNLLGYKHYADDIVTKFVEKSYENGVDIFRIFDAMNDIRNMEQSIKVAKAQGAHVQGTISYTISPVHTVDKFVEFAKELEALECDSIAIKDMAGLISPAVVFELVSRLKEETDLLVNLHSHCTSGITPISYYAACQAGVDILDTAISPLAWGTSQPPTESIVASLQGTEYDTGLDLKTLNQIKKYFETLRAKYEGYIDPISERIDTDVLMYQIPGGMLSNLISQLKQQNALDRYQDVLEEMPRVREDMGYPPLVTPTSQIVGIQAVMNVINGERYKIVSNEVKDYMKGYYGRAPAPINEEIAKKIIGDEERITCRPADLIEPEYDKFKKEAEDLKNFEKEEDVLTLAMLPPVAKQFLNGEIKEEDFPEKKVIDDGGISAIPTEYSVEVDGDVFDVKIMPTGYIKIDGEGSEPAPVIEGAITASMQGMVLKIKVNTGDKVQKGSVVAVLEAMKMENDIYAEEDGIVEQIFVEEGDTVNAGDNIMVIKGLDE, encoded by the coding sequence ATGAAAGTAAAAATAACTGAAACCGCATTCAGAGATGCTCACCAATCCCTTTTAGCAACCAGAATGAGAACAAGAGATATGGTTCCTATTGCTGAAGAGATGGATAAAGTAGGATATCATGCAATTGAAGCATGGGGCGGAGCAACCTTTGACACTTGTATAAGATTTTTAAACGAAGATCCATGGGAAAGACTTAGAATATTAAAAGAAAACTTTACCAACACTCCTCTACAAATGCTCTTAAGAGGTCAAAACTTACTCGGATACAAACATTATGCAGATGACATTGTAACCAAATTCGTAGAGAAATCCTATGAGAACGGTGTTGACATCTTTAGAATATTCGATGCTATGAACGATATTAGAAACATGGAACAATCCATTAAGGTAGCTAAGGCTCAAGGAGCTCATGTTCAAGGAACAATCAGCTACACAATCAGCCCAGTTCATACTGTAGACAAGTTTGTGGAATTTGCTAAAGAGCTTGAAGCATTGGAATGTGATTCAATAGCCATTAAGGATATGGCAGGTTTAATCAGTCCTGCTGTTGTCTTTGAATTGGTTTCAAGATTAAAGGAAGAAACTGACTTGCTTGTCAACTTGCATTCACACTGTACAAGCGGTATCACTCCAATCAGTTATTACGCTGCTTGTCAAGCCGGAGTTGACATTTTAGACACTGCAATCTCTCCATTGGCTTGGGGTACTTCACAGCCTCCTACCGAAAGTATTGTAGCATCCCTGCAAGGAACTGAATATGATACCGGATTGGACCTTAAGACATTAAACCAAATCAAGAAATACTTTGAAACCCTTAGGGCAAAATACGAAGGCTATATTGACCCAATCAGTGAAAGAATCGACACTGACGTATTGATGTATCAAATCCCTGGAGGAATGCTTTCCAACTTAATTTCACAATTAAAACAGCAAAACGCATTGGACAGATACCAAGACGTATTGGAAGAAATGCCTCGCGTAAGAGAGGATATGGGATATCCTCCACTTGTAACTCCAACAAGCCAGATTGTAGGTATTCAAGCTGTAATGAATGTAATCAATGGAGAAAGATACAAAATCGTATCTAACGAAGTTAAAGATTATATGAAAGGTTACTATGGCCGTGCTCCAGCACCAATCAATGAAGAAATCGCCAAAAAGATCATTGGTGATGAAGAGCGTATCACCTGCAGACCTGCAGACTTGATTGAGCCTGAATATGACAAGTTCAAGAAAGAGGCTGAAGACCTTAAGAACTTCGAGAAGGAAGAGGATGTTCTCACCCTTGCAATGTTACCTCCAGTAGCTAAGCAATTCCTTAACGGAGAAATCAAGGAAGAAGACTTCCCAGAGAAAAAGGTTATAGATGATGGCGGAATCAGTGCCATTCCTACTGAATACTCTGTAGAGGTTGATGGTGATGTCTTTGATGTAAAGATCATGCCAACCGGATACATAAAGATTGATGGAGAAGGCAGTGAGCCAGCTCCAGTTATCGAAGGTGCTATTACTGCATCCATGCAAGGTATGGTTCTTAAAATCAAGGTAAACACTGGAGATAAAGTACAAAAAGGCTCTGTTGTAGCAGTTCTTGAAGCTATGAAGATGGAAAACGATATTTATGCCGAAGAGGATGGTATTGTTGAACAAATATTCGTAGAAGAAGGAGACACTGTTAACGCAGGAGATAATATAATGGTAATTAAAGGATTAGATGAATAA
- a CDS encoding DUF763 domain-containing protein: MQRRGTTNLPLHGGHTPRWLFDRMTKLSGAITEVVIDEYGPNEFLNRISNPYWFQAFSCVLGFDWHSSGTTTTTLGALKSSIDPEKHGIYISGGKGSASRKTPQGIVRAGEIFNLKSSHVDNMVNSSKLSAKVDNSCIQDGYTLYVHNFFITEKGDWAVVQQGMNTETKYARRYHWMGENVDSFLQDPHNGISCDKKEKEALNMASKDSVEAQKISVDLINDNPNHLRDYFKRKDSNQLLLTDFSISQENTLTLPPHHQVLDMDLSDKEFQVLKNAWEIQPENYEELILLNGIGPKKIRALALISDLVFGEPASWKDPVKYTFSHGGKDGFPYPVDRDVYDNSIATVKDALYQAKLDKYDKMKALKRLDDFIS, from the coding sequence ATGCAAAGAAGAGGTACAACCAATCTGCCACTACATGGAGGTCATACGCCACGTTGGCTATTTGATCGTATGACCAAGCTTTCAGGTGCAATTACTGAAGTAGTAATTGACGAATATGGTCCTAATGAATTTTTAAACAGAATCTCTAATCCTTACTGGTTTCAGGCTTTTTCCTGTGTTCTGGGCTTTGATTGGCACTCTTCAGGTACAACCACCACAACCCTTGGAGCGTTAAAGTCTTCAATTGACCCTGAAAAGCATGGAATTTACATCTCTGGCGGAAAGGGCTCTGCTTCACGAAAGACCCCTCAAGGGATTGTAAGGGCTGGCGAGATATTCAATCTAAAAAGCTCTCATGTGGATAATATGGTAAACTCCAGCAAATTATCTGCAAAGGTTGATAATTCCTGCATTCAGGATGGCTATACATTATATGTTCATAATTTCTTCATAACCGAAAAGGGAGATTGGGCTGTTGTGCAACAGGGAATGAACACTGAAACAAAGTATGCTAGGCGCTATCATTGGATGGGGGAGAATGTAGACAGTTTCCTGCAAGACCCTCATAATGGAATTTCCTGCGATAAAAAGGAAAAGGAAGCTTTGAATATGGCTTCAAAGGATAGTGTTGAGGCTCAAAAGATAAGCGTTGATTTAATCAATGACAATCCTAACCATTTAAGGGACTATTTTAAAAGAAAAGATTCAAATCAGCTTCTTTTAACTGATTTCAGCATTAGCCAAGAGAATACCCTTACCCTTCCTCCTCATCATCAGGTATTGGATATGGATTTGTCTGATAAGGAATTTCAAGTATTAAAGAATGCTTGGGAAATACAGCCTGAGAATTATGAAGAGCTTATTTTATTAAATGGAATAGGTCCTAAAAAGATTAGGGCATTGGCATTGATTTCTGATTTGGTATTTGGTGAGCCTGCAAGCTGGAAGGATCCTGTTAAATACACATTCAGTCATGGAGGCAAGGATGGATTTCCTTATCCTGTGGATAGGGATGTCTATGACAATTCAATTGCAACTGTTAAGGATGCTCTTTATCAGGCAAAATTAGATAAGTATGATAAGATGAAGGCCTTAAAGAGATTGGATGATTTTATTTCTTAA
- the larC gene encoding nickel pincer cofactor biosynthesis protein LarC has protein sequence MVFIIDPQNAGISGNMIIGALVDLGADGEKVKNLMEDVAYDFGEVEVSITKVNKSGIEANFCNVKTIHDEDENNHHIHFPDFIDKIDSLKELDIENLTDEILDMAKNVFKRIAISESRVHGKSLEEVHFHEVGAADAVADVLGAICAYFDLDMDKERVVGLPISVGGGTVKTAHGIIPVPAPASLDILKGLNEDEFNDFYKGEAQCRGGPVESELATPTGCALYMEFCDEFLEFAPMMSPERIAYGCGSKEFDFPNVIRVIKSKDTNEKHRVCVIETNIDHMSGEELGFLFDLLLDAGASDVSMVPIVMKKNRPGQLIKVISKPLLVDHLVNILFKQTGTLGIRVSENTHRGIAERHFVPLDININDRIYTINFKIGLIGDEIISHRPEYEDLKRISLEEDIPLTEIKEVANTMIRDFLENNRE, from the coding sequence ATGGTTTTTATTATTGACCCTCAAAATGCAGGAATATCTGGGAATATGATTATTGGAGCTCTTGTTGATTTGGGAGCAGATGGCGAAAAGGTCAAGAACCTTATGGAAGATGTGGCTTACGACTTTGGAGAGGTAGAGGTTTCCATAACTAAAGTCAATAAGTCAGGTATCGAAGCTAACTTCTGCAATGTTAAAACAATCCATGATGAAGATGAAAATAATCATCATATTCATTTTCCAGACTTTATTGATAAGATTGATTCACTAAAGGAGCTTGATATTGAAAACTTGACTGATGAAATCTTGGATATGGCTAAAAATGTCTTTAAGCGCATAGCCATTTCTGAATCTAGAGTTCATGGAAAATCTTTGGAGGAAGTTCATTTTCATGAGGTCGGGGCAGCTGATGCTGTGGCAGACGTTTTAGGTGCAATCTGCGCTTATTTTGACTTGGATATGGACAAGGAAAGGGTTGTTGGATTGCCTATTTCTGTTGGAGGAGGCACTGTAAAGACAGCCCATGGAATAATCCCTGTTCCGGCACCTGCAAGCTTGGATATTCTTAAAGGCTTGAATGAGGATGAATTCAATGACTTCTATAAGGGAGAGGCACAATGCCGAGGAGGGCCTGTTGAAAGCGAGCTTGCAACACCTACTGGTTGCGCATTGTATATGGAATTCTGTGATGAATTCCTTGAGTTTGCTCCAATGATGTCTCCAGAGAGAATCGCCTATGGCTGCGGCTCTAAGGAATTTGATTTCCCTAATGTCATAAGAGTCATAAAGTCAAAGGATACAAATGAGAAGCATAGAGTTTGTGTTATTGAAACCAATATAGATCATATGTCTGGGGAAGAATTAGGATTCCTATTTGACTTGTTGCTTGATGCTGGAGCTTCCGATGTTTCTATGGTTCCAATAGTGATGAAGAAGAATAGGCCAGGGCAATTGATTAAGGTTATCTCAAAGCCACTTCTTGTAGATCATCTAGTGAATATATTATTTAAGCAAACCGGAACATTAGGCATTAGGGTTTCTGAAAACACTCATAGGGGAATTGCTGAAAGGCATTTTGTTCCTTTAGACATTAATATTAATGATAGGATTTATACCATTAACTTTAAGATAGGTCTTATTGGGGATGAGATTATTTCCCATAGGCCAGAGTATGAAGACCTTAAAAGAATCTCTTTAGAAGAGGACATTCCTTTAACAGAGATTAAGGAAGTTGCAAATACAATGATTCGTGATTTTTTAGAGAATAATAGAGAATAA
- a CDS encoding alpha-ribazole phosphatase CobZ gives MSKKNKANKNKKKKESDQTIHELEIGKLIKNEDVLYINNPDYFLTFSDLEISDGIDIIENIMILSKDYVSFNRQYEDEKISDVELMEITEEYKENNNIEGGYISQSFDNSQFIINSYNDITIITVISNDLEVQKFTDNLKVVNSWKGFHNAKINFGQIILIDHALSPKLLIQLYKTATKQKAKFFESLHMPLHINNILNNEDFLVIASNLPEETLNQDYIMEIGLDITNMEYEDDKLDLEEFQERIEDGVTISCEDAIRKINLNIGILDYFVSEGILIGDLVELGMELLENTEPTDELKEKLKKQLLKSVSDRNINALIMAAIRLEDDFRKQRVREIDLNEKLVHFYPDEIIGVAIANQISGTKGVLNYRRYSRHKPGILYGLGPILSNTFAGLVAGCMTKILEE, from the coding sequence TTGTCTAAAAAAAATAAGGCTAATAAAAACAAGAAAAAGAAAGAAAGTGACCAAACCATTCATGAATTAGAGATTGGAAAACTGATTAAAAACGAAGATGTGCTATACATAAACAATCCAGATTACTTTCTGACATTCAGCGACCTGGAGATAAGCGATGGAATAGACATAATTGAAAACATCATGATTCTCTCTAAAGATTATGTTAGCTTTAATAGGCAATATGAAGATGAAAAGATTAGTGACGTTGAACTGATGGAAATTACTGAAGAATATAAGGAAAACAACAATATAGAAGGAGGATACATAAGCCAAAGCTTTGATAACTCCCAATTCATCATAAATTCCTACAATGACATAACAATAATCACAGTAATTTCTAACGATTTGGAAGTCCAGAAGTTCACAGACAATCTGAAAGTTGTAAACAGCTGGAAAGGATTCCACAATGCAAAGATAAACTTTGGACAGATCATTCTAATAGACCATGCATTAAGCCCTAAGCTGCTCATTCAGCTTTATAAGACCGCAACAAAGCAAAAGGCAAAATTCTTTGAATCCCTTCACATGCCCCTCCATATAAACAATATCCTAAACAATGAAGATTTCTTGGTTATTGCTTCCAATCTGCCAGAAGAGACCTTAAATCAGGATTATATAATGGAAATAGGATTGGACATCACAAATATGGAATATGAAGATGACAAACTGGACCTTGAAGAGTTTCAAGAAAGAATTGAAGATGGGGTCACCATAAGCTGCGAGGACGCAATAAGAAAGATCAATCTGAATATTGGAATTCTAGATTACTTTGTTAGCGAAGGAATTTTAATTGGAGATTTGGTAGAGCTTGGAATGGAACTTTTAGAAAACACAGAGCCTACAGATGAGCTAAAGGAAAAGCTGAAAAAGCAATTGCTTAAATCTGTCAGTGACAGAAACATTAATGCATTGATTATGGCTGCAATACGACTGGAAGATGATTTTAGAAAGCAAAGAGTTCGTGAGATAGATTTAAATGAAAAATTAGTTCATTTCTATCCAGATGAGATTATTGGAGTAGCAATAGCCAATCAAATATCCGGAACTAAAGGAGTCTTAAATTACAGAAGATATTCAAGGCATAAACCAGGTATCTTGTATGGATTAGGCCCTATATTATCCAATACCTTTGCAGGACTTGTTGCAGGTTGTATGACTAAAATATTGGAAGAATAA